One stretch of Nocardioides perillae DNA includes these proteins:
- a CDS encoding glycosyltransferase 87 family protein, with product MTRAGASAEPHVHPTRDDAVLAGWSASVGGPVGTRAGRHPWWSPVRVLLALTAVVLAVGMLQKAPCWEDSWTEESYAAMCYSDLPYLYTGRGFAELAWPWTDDAVVRERYEVMEYPVGIGYAAWAAAAVTHLVTGRPDLDARAAVAPAYAEVLAEVRAFVVVHALLFAVCALLATWFLARVHRRRPWDAAGFAAAPTLALTGLVNWDLLAVVLVAAALWAWARGRPVLTGVLVGLGTATKLYPLFLLGGVLVLCWRRRRWRELAVVVGAATAAWVVANLPAYLSGPAQWQVFWSFNADRGPDLGSLWLVVAQAGDLAISPSVLNDVSTAGFGLWCLGVLVLGLRAPLDPRLAQLGFLVVAGFLLVNKVYSPQYVLWLLPLAVLARPRWRDLLVWQAGEVFYFAMVWWYLGGVLEPGGGGDAGAYWVAIVVRVLAQLWLVGVVTRDVLRPAHDPVVEERSGPQLTTTRSNVVVV from the coding sequence GTGACCCGCGCGGGGGCGTCGGCCGAGCCCCACGTGCACCCCACCCGCGACGACGCGGTGCTGGCGGGCTGGTCGGCCTCGGTCGGCGGTCCCGTCGGCACCCGCGCCGGTCGACACCCGTGGTGGAGCCCGGTGCGGGTGCTGCTCGCCCTCACCGCCGTCGTGCTCGCGGTCGGCATGCTGCAGAAGGCGCCCTGCTGGGAGGACTCCTGGACCGAGGAGTCGTACGCCGCGATGTGCTACTCCGACCTGCCCTACCTCTACACCGGCCGCGGGTTCGCCGAGCTGGCGTGGCCGTGGACCGACGACGCCGTCGTGCGCGAGCGCTACGAGGTCATGGAGTACCCCGTCGGCATCGGGTACGCCGCGTGGGCCGCCGCCGCGGTCACCCACCTGGTCACCGGCCGCCCCGACCTCGACGCCCGCGCCGCGGTGGCCCCGGCGTACGCCGAGGTGCTCGCCGAGGTGCGCGCCTTCGTGGTGGTCCACGCCCTGCTCTTCGCGGTGTGCGCGCTGCTCGCCACCTGGTTCCTCGCGCGCGTCCACCGCCGACGGCCGTGGGACGCGGCCGGCTTCGCGGCGGCCCCGACGCTCGCGCTGACGGGGCTGGTGAACTGGGACCTGCTCGCGGTCGTGCTCGTCGCGGCGGCGCTGTGGGCGTGGGCGCGCGGGCGACCCGTGCTGACGGGGGTGCTCGTGGGGCTCGGGACCGCGACCAAGCTCTACCCGCTCTTCCTGCTCGGCGGGGTGCTGGTGCTCTGCTGGCGCCGCCGTCGCTGGCGCGAGCTCGCGGTCGTGGTCGGCGCGGCGACCGCGGCCTGGGTGGTGGCCAACCTCCCGGCCTACCTGAGCGGGCCGGCGCAGTGGCAGGTCTTCTGGAGCTTCAACGCCGACCGCGGCCCCGACCTCGGGTCCCTGTGGCTGGTGGTGGCGCAGGCGGGCGACCTCGCGATCAGCCCGTCGGTGCTCAACGACGTCTCGACGGCCGGCTTCGGCCTGTGGTGCCTCGGGGTGCTGGTGCTCGGCCTGCGCGCACCGCTCGACCCCCGGCTGGCGCAGCTCGGCTTCCTCGTGGTGGCCGGCTTCCTGCTGGTCAACAAGGTCTACTCCCCGCAGTACGTCCTGTGGTTGCTGCCGCTCGCCGTGCTCGCGCGACCGCGGTGGCGCGACCTGCTGGTGTGGCAGGCGGGCGAGGTCTTCTACTTCGCGATGGTGTGGTGGTACCTCGGCGGCGTGCTCGAGCCGGGCGGCGGCGGGGACGCCGGGGCCTACTGGGTGGCGATCGTCGTGCGGGTGCTGGCGCAGCTGTGGCTGGTCGGCGTCGTGACGCGCGACGTGCTGCGGCCCGCGCACGACCCCGTGGTGGAGGAGCGGTCAGGACCTCAGCTGACGACGACCCGGTCGAACGTCGTCGTCGTGTAG
- a CDS encoding transglycosylase domain-containing protein — protein sequence MSGKRRADGPASTKRPQPGPKRTRKQRLQRAAAFGGIGFLVLTLLGAATFVVLYQAIEIPDPNEDFQTQTTFVYYADGERELGQFAEQNRDSIPLSEMPQNIQDAVVAAENQTFWTDQGIDPKGIVRAAFNNAQGGAVQGASTITQQYVKILYLTQERALKRKIKEAFLSLKVQRQQSKREILEGYLNTIYFGRGAYGIQAASEAFFDVEAKDLNLRQAAVLASVLNNPSALDPANGEDARERLRGRYEYVLTQMAETEAIDEQRAERAMQRLPKFPEIEADNQYGGQRGHVLTMVKDELLRLGFQEEEIEGGGLRVTTTFTRQAMDAAREGVEAQRPEGFGPQQLHVGVASVEPGTGAVRGIYGGQDYLQSQINWAVAGGQAGSTFKPFAVAAALEQGFSLRDTFEGNSPLVLPDGTDVENQGDSDYGRVDMLTATENSINTAFIDMTLGMEEGPESIIETAVKMGIPPAEPRFAKAPGFPNRTPGLEPVLGVSLGSQTVSPVNMAAGYATIAAGGRAAAPYVIEKVVDESGETRYQHRDESERAISEDIAADVSYAMEQVVQSGSGTAALGLGRPAAGKTGTATKTGGAVSSSWFAGFTPQLATAVMYVRGDGTGQLDGWLPEFFGGSYPARTWTDVMTRALEGEEVLELAEPAFVDGDAPSDGYEPVPTEAPEPEPAPQPTRTREPQPEPSEEPTPTQEPTPTPTPEPEPTDCSLIGGCETEEPQEPTPTPTPEPQPTSSSPSPTAGSRPSTRPSPTGRP from the coding sequence GTGAGTGGAAAGCGCCGCGCCGACGGCCCCGCCTCGACCAAGCGCCCCCAGCCCGGGCCGAAGCGCACCCGCAAGCAGCGCCTGCAGCGCGCGGCCGCCTTCGGCGGCATCGGCTTCCTCGTCCTGACCCTGCTGGGCGCGGCGACCTTCGTCGTGCTCTACCAGGCGATCGAGATCCCCGACCCCAACGAGGACTTCCAGACCCAGACCACCTTCGTCTACTACGCCGACGGCGAGCGCGAGCTCGGCCAGTTCGCCGAGCAGAACCGCGACTCCATCCCGCTCAGCGAGATGCCGCAGAACATCCAGGACGCCGTGGTCGCCGCGGAGAACCAGACCTTCTGGACCGACCAGGGCATCGACCCGAAGGGCATCGTGCGCGCGGCGTTCAACAACGCCCAGGGCGGCGCGGTCCAGGGTGCGTCGACCATCACCCAGCAGTACGTCAAGATCCTCTACCTCACCCAGGAGCGGGCGCTCAAGCGCAAGATCAAGGAGGCCTTCCTCTCGCTGAAGGTCCAGCGCCAGCAGAGCAAGCGCGAGATCCTCGAGGGCTACCTCAACACCATCTACTTCGGCCGCGGCGCCTACGGCATCCAGGCCGCCTCCGAGGCGTTCTTCGACGTCGAGGCGAAGGACCTCAACCTGCGCCAGGCCGCGGTGCTCGCCAGCGTGCTGAACAACCCCAGCGCGCTCGACCCCGCCAACGGCGAGGACGCGCGCGAGCGACTGCGCGGGCGCTACGAGTACGTCCTGACCCAGATGGCCGAGACGGAGGCCATCGACGAGCAGCGCGCCGAGCGCGCGATGCAGCGGCTGCCGAAGTTCCCCGAGATCGAGGCCGACAACCAGTACGGCGGGCAGCGCGGCCACGTGCTCACCATGGTCAAGGACGAGCTGCTGCGCCTCGGCTTCCAGGAGGAGGAGATCGAGGGCGGCGGCCTGCGCGTCACCACCACCTTCACCCGCCAGGCGATGGACGCGGCGCGCGAGGGCGTCGAGGCCCAGCGCCCCGAGGGCTTCGGACCCCAGCAGCTGCACGTCGGCGTCGCGAGCGTCGAGCCCGGCACGGGTGCCGTGCGCGGCATCTACGGCGGCCAGGACTACCTGCAGTCGCAGATCAACTGGGCGGTCGCGGGCGGCCAGGCCGGCTCGACGTTCAAGCCGTTCGCGGTCGCGGCGGCGCTGGAGCAGGGCTTCAGCCTGCGCGACACCTTCGAGGGCAACAGCCCGCTCGTGCTGCCCGACGGCACCGACGTCGAGAACCAGGGCGACAGCGACTACGGCCGCGTCGACATGCTCACCGCGACCGAGAACTCCATCAACACCGCCTTCATCGACATGACCCTCGGCATGGAGGAGGGCCCCGAGTCGATCATCGAGACCGCCGTCAAGATGGGCATCCCGCCGGCCGAGCCCCGCTTCGCGAAGGCCCCCGGCTTCCCCAACCGCACCCCCGGCCTCGAGCCCGTGCTCGGCGTCTCGCTCGGCTCGCAGACGGTGAGCCCGGTCAACATGGCGGCGGGCTACGCCACCATCGCCGCCGGCGGTCGCGCCGCGGCGCCGTACGTCATCGAGAAGGTCGTCGACGAGAGCGGCGAGACCCGCTACCAGCACCGCGACGAGTCCGAGCGCGCGATCAGCGAGGACATCGCGGCCGACGTCTCCTACGCCATGGAGCAGGTCGTGCAGTCCGGCTCCGGCACCGCGGCGCTCGGCCTCGGTCGCCCGGCCGCCGGCAAGACCGGCACCGCGACCAAGACCGGCGGCGCCGTGTCGTCGTCGTGGTTCGCCGGCTTCACCCCGCAGCTCGCCACCGCGGTCATGTACGTCCGCGGCGACGGCACCGGGCAGCTCGACGGATGGCTGCCGGAGTTCTTCGGCGGGTCCTACCCCGCGCGCACGTGGACCGACGTGATGACCCGGGCGCTCGAGGGCGAGGAGGTCCTCGAGCTGGCCGAGCCGGCCTTCGTCGACGGCGACGCCCCGAGCGACGGCTACGAGCCGGTGCCCACCGAGGCCCCCGAGCCCGAGCCGGCCCCGCAGCCCACCCGCACCCGCGAGCCGCAGCCGGAGCCGAGCGAGGAGCCGACGCCGACCCAGGAGCCGACCCCGACGCCGACTCCGGAGCCCGAGCCGACGGACTGCTCGCTCATCGGCGGCTGCGAGACGGAGGAGCCGCAGGAACCGACGCCCACCCCGACGCCGGAGCCCCAGCCGACGAGCTCCTCGCCGTCGCCGACCGCCGGCAGTCGCCCGTCCACGCGCCCGAGCCCGACCGGCAGGCCGTGA
- a CDS encoding PadR family transcriptional regulator: protein MARRGETVELAVLGLLHESPMHGYELRKRLNLMLGWGRVLSYGSLYPALKKMLRAQLIAESTTVAPVVGKRPRIVYQLTEAGEREFARLMAEVGPTAWEDDGFDIRFAFFSRTDMEIRLRVLEGRRSRLQERLDRVQGQLARTQKEVDRYAAELQRHGVESVEREVRWLSDLIDAERQDGDRRTRDERLEEPPTANR, encoded by the coding sequence ATGGCACGTCGTGGGGAGACCGTCGAGCTCGCAGTCCTCGGACTGCTGCACGAGTCACCCATGCACGGCTACGAGCTGCGCAAGCGGCTCAACCTGATGCTCGGGTGGGGTCGGGTGCTCTCCTACGGCTCGCTCTACCCCGCGCTGAAGAAGATGCTCCGCGCCCAGCTGATCGCCGAGTCCACGACGGTGGCGCCCGTCGTCGGCAAGCGCCCGCGCATCGTCTACCAGCTCACCGAGGCCGGCGAGCGGGAGTTCGCGCGGCTGATGGCCGAGGTCGGCCCGACGGCGTGGGAGGACGACGGCTTCGACATCCGCTTCGCCTTCTTCAGCCGCACCGACATGGAGATCAGGCTGCGGGTGCTCGAGGGCCGGCGCAGCCGGCTGCAGGAGCGGCTCGACCGGGTGCAGGGCCAGCTGGCCCGCACCCAGAAGGAGGTCGACCGCTACGCGGCCGAGCTCCAGCGCCACGGGGTGGAGTCGGTCGAGCGCGAGGTGCGCTGGCTCTCCGACCTCATCGACGCCGAGCGCCAGGACGGCGACCGTCGCACCCGCGACGAGCGGCTCGAGGAACCACCCACCGCCAACCGCTGA
- a CDS encoding inositol-3-phosphate synthase, with protein sequence MGSVRVAIAGVGNCAASLVQGVEYYRDADASTTVPGLMHVVFGDYHVGDVEFVAAFDVDDKKVGKDLSEAIGASENCTIKIADVPTLGVEVQRGPTLDGLGKYYRQTIEESAAEPVDVVQALKDSGADVLVSYLPVGSEEADKFYAQCAIDAGVAFVNALPVFIASDPEWAAKFEAAGVPIVGDDIKSQVGATITHRVMAKLFEDRGVALDRTYQLNVGGNMDFKNMLERERLESKKVSKTQAVTSNLTGELADKIDSRNVHIGPSDYVAWLDDRKWAYVRLEGRAFGDVPLNLEYKLEVWDSPNSAGIIIDAIRAAKIAKDRGIGGPIISASTYLMKSPPVQMADDLGRAEVEKFIRGE encoded by the coding sequence ATGGGTTCGGTTCGAGTAGCGATCGCGGGGGTCGGCAACTGCGCCGCCTCGCTGGTCCAGGGCGTGGAGTACTACCGCGACGCCGACGCGTCGACGACGGTGCCCGGCCTGATGCACGTCGTCTTCGGCGACTACCACGTCGGCGACGTCGAGTTCGTCGCCGCCTTCGACGTCGACGACAAGAAGGTCGGCAAGGACCTCTCCGAGGCGATCGGCGCCTCGGAGAACTGCACCATCAAGATCGCCGACGTGCCGACGCTCGGCGTCGAGGTCCAGCGCGGCCCGACGCTCGACGGCCTCGGCAAGTACTACCGCCAGACCATCGAGGAGTCCGCCGCCGAGCCGGTCGACGTCGTGCAGGCGCTGAAGGACTCCGGCGCCGACGTCCTCGTCTCCTACCTCCCCGTGGGCTCGGAGGAGGCCGACAAGTTCTACGCCCAGTGCGCGATCGACGCCGGCGTGGCCTTCGTCAACGCGCTGCCCGTCTTCATCGCCTCCGACCCCGAGTGGGCGGCGAAGTTCGAGGCGGCCGGCGTGCCGATCGTCGGCGACGACATCAAGAGCCAGGTCGGCGCGACCATCACCCACCGCGTCATGGCGAAGCTCTTCGAGGACCGCGGCGTCGCGCTGGACCGCACCTACCAGCTCAACGTCGGCGGCAACATGGACTTCAAGAACATGCTCGAGCGCGAGCGCCTGGAGTCCAAGAAGGTCTCCAAGACCCAGGCCGTCACCTCGAACCTCACCGGTGAGCTGGCCGACAAGATCGACAGCCGCAACGTCCACATCGGCCCGTCCGACTACGTCGCGTGGCTCGACGACCGCAAGTGGGCCTACGTCCGCCTCGAGGGCCGTGCCTTCGGCGACGTGCCGCTGAACCTCGAGTACAAGCTCGAGGTCTGGGACTCCCCCAACTCCGCCGGCATCATCATCGACGCGATCCGCGCGGCGAAGATCGCCAAGGACCGCGGCATCGGCGGCCCGATCATCTCGGCCTCGACCTACCTCATGAAGTCGCCGCCCGTGCAGATGGCCGACGACCTCGGTCGCGCCGAGGTGGAGAAGTTCATCCGCGGCGAGTGA
- a CDS encoding immune inhibitor A domain-containing protein → MSPDQPTTRRRRTSRASTGALALAAATALTAALLPGLAQSATAGPAATGPAAGLPAAPAITAEDRRAPASTVGEQLLTATLTTPTAPVDRGQPFAVTGTVSTVAEGVVGRALDGVPADFTLQVTDPEGRVLAERKLTAGPDGRFRTTVPGSVTADAPGTEATALGVRVVDARYAGFAAADAGAAPVSVRAAARTLQLRNSFVSAVGWVKPGQTYPSRIVVTNPTGRALSGARVVVTAPRGTTFRSARGAGARSVSAKRITWRPGTVRPGRTVTLVVTSRAQTLRQQPTLVWRDLSTRATLTQGTVRRTVRSHGPKVIPPNETYETARYGDRPFPVVPVQYVDRSFSASHSGGDLDRVINARSLPGSTFNLFQEMSLGQLFPNGTVPSAGIATAGFDYAPGFPLTTTDPATVNTCTGVTFADSPVPAQGTPLYPERITDGVYNLPGTTQYYGADANGSAVIGSLAGVAALQQIDSGCGPTGKIVADAAALADPEVDYSDFDTDKDGVVDFFMAVFAGCGGNGASQLGACTDEATDAAPYDNIWPHSSSLEFYLTDPVTGLPGFATDDQLKDLQGRPLYWADASYSRMTTKKTSRKVFVRVGPYNLNPETAIDKASVISHEYGHSLGLPDFYSLGGRETYGDWNLMATDKSQHMDAYSRQELGWVVPRVLPKRRTLTVDRFTDSKQDIGTITWRTPGGKPYTLRRGRDGIVQNSLMYVARLKGRKLLDPAKFATGDGATRSHAWFSGSGNDFGCATDGGGRNLDIALPGARTLPAGSTISVSMKSMWDIEWDYDYGYVLTSRDGRDFASHPSENGYTTSNTDPLSGNPNQNGCQAAYDNGLTGTSGSYDAGTEAVDRKLGETPEAIFLADSYDVSELVGAKSPILRFSYATDPGLARPGWFVDDVVVTATLPNGSKRTLFRSDFERSGSPEDPQVFNGGCKADGPGTCTLGWNYVQAGQAADFDHAYYLEMRDRSGFDLDGKGQVDRDPIAFQPGLSLVYTDEAHGYGNAGTDDPPAQSPLDATPTPGSATPDLSDAAWTAAKGRNTFSDAGKGHVDNYTDPSRQGRDGSGDTAWRFDFGCLTFRVLSMSGQRVGPKRADGDLTGRVRFTTGRGCGPFDYGYRR, encoded by the coding sequence ATGAGCCCAGACCAGCCCACCACCCGCCGACGGCGGACGTCGCGCGCGTCCACCGGGGCGCTCGCCCTGGCGGCCGCCACCGCCCTGACGGCAGCCCTGCTGCCCGGCCTCGCCCAGAGCGCCACCGCGGGCCCCGCCGCCACCGGTCCCGCCGCCGGCCTGCCCGCCGCCCCGGCGATCACCGCCGAGGACCGCCGCGCACCCGCGTCGACGGTCGGCGAGCAGCTGCTCACCGCCACCCTCACGACCCCGACCGCGCCCGTCGACCGTGGTCAGCCCTTCGCCGTCACCGGCACCGTCAGCACGGTCGCGGAGGGCGTGGTGGGCCGCGCCCTCGACGGCGTACCGGCCGACTTCACGCTGCAGGTGACCGACCCCGAGGGCCGCGTGCTCGCCGAGCGCAAGCTCACCGCCGGCCCCGACGGCCGCTTCCGCACCACCGTCCCCGGCTCGGTCACCGCCGACGCCCCGGGCACCGAGGCGACCGCGCTCGGCGTGCGCGTCGTCGACGCGCGGTACGCCGGGTTCGCGGCCGCCGACGCCGGCGCTGCGCCGGTCTCGGTGCGCGCCGCCGCCCGCACCCTGCAGCTGCGCAACAGCTTCGTCTCGGCCGTGGGCTGGGTGAAGCCGGGGCAGACCTACCCCTCGCGCATCGTGGTCACCAACCCGACCGGGCGCGCGCTGTCGGGCGCCCGCGTCGTCGTGACCGCCCCCCGCGGCACCACCTTCCGCTCCGCCCGTGGCGCGGGCGCCCGCTCCGTGTCCGCGAAGCGCATCACCTGGCGCCCCGGCACGGTCCGTCCCGGCCGCACCGTGACCCTGGTCGTCACCAGCCGGGCGCAGACCCTGCGCCAGCAGCCGACCCTGGTGTGGCGCGACCTCTCCACCCGCGCCACCCTCACGCAGGGCACGGTGCGCCGCACGGTGCGCAGCCACGGGCCCAAGGTCATCCCGCCCAACGAGACCTACGAGACCGCCCGCTACGGCGACCGCCCGTTCCCCGTCGTGCCGGTCCAGTACGTCGACCGCTCCTTCAGCGCCTCGCACTCCGGCGGCGACCTCGACCGGGTCATCAACGCCCGCTCGCTGCCCGGCTCGACGTTCAACCTCTTCCAGGAGATGAGCCTGGGCCAGCTGTTCCCGAACGGCACCGTGCCGTCGGCCGGCATCGCCACCGCCGGGTTCGACTACGCGCCGGGCTTCCCGCTGACGACGACCGACCCGGCGACCGTCAACACCTGCACCGGCGTCACCTTCGCCGACTCCCCGGTGCCCGCCCAGGGCACCCCGCTCTACCCCGAGCGCATCACGGACGGTGTCTACAACCTGCCGGGCACGACGCAGTACTACGGCGCCGACGCCAACGGCTCGGCCGTCATCGGCTCCCTGGCGGGCGTCGCCGCGCTGCAGCAGATCGACTCCGGCTGCGGCCCCACCGGCAAGATCGTCGCCGACGCCGCGGCCCTGGCCGACCCCGAGGTCGACTACAGCGACTTCGACACCGACAAGGACGGCGTGGTCGACTTCTTCATGGCCGTCTTCGCCGGCTGCGGCGGCAACGGCGCCAGCCAGCTCGGCGCCTGCACGGACGAGGCGACCGACGCCGCGCCGTACGACAACATCTGGCCGCACTCCTCCTCGCTGGAGTTCTACCTCACCGACCCGGTGACGGGCCTGCCCGGCTTCGCCACCGACGACCAGCTGAAGGACCTGCAGGGACGTCCCCTCTACTGGGCGGACGCGTCGTACTCGCGGATGACGACGAAGAAGACCTCCCGCAAGGTCTTCGTGCGGGTCGGCCCCTACAACCTCAACCCCGAGACGGCGATCGACAAGGCCAGCGTCATCAGCCACGAGTACGGCCACTCGCTCGGCCTGCCCGACTTCTACTCGCTCGGCGGTCGTGAGACCTACGGCGACTGGAACCTCATGGCGACCGACAAGTCGCAGCACATGGACGCCTACTCCCGCCAGGAGCTCGGCTGGGTCGTGCCGCGGGTGCTGCCCAAGCGCCGCACGCTGACCGTCGACCGCTTCACCGACTCCAAGCAGGACATCGGCACCATCACCTGGCGCACGCCGGGCGGCAAGCCTTACACCCTGCGCCGCGGCCGCGACGGCATCGTGCAGAACTCCCTCATGTACGTCGCGCGGCTCAAGGGTCGCAAGCTCCTGGACCCGGCGAAGTTCGCGACCGGCGACGGGGCCACCCGCAGCCACGCGTGGTTCTCCGGCTCCGGCAACGACTTCGGCTGCGCCACCGACGGCGGTGGTCGCAACCTCGACATCGCCCTGCCCGGCGCCCGCACGCTCCCGGCCGGCTCGACGATCTCGGTGTCGATGAAGTCGATGTGGGACATCGAGTGGGACTACGACTACGGCTACGTCCTGACCTCGCGCGACGGTCGCGACTTCGCCTCGCACCCCTCTGAGAACGGCTACACGACGTCGAACACCGACCCGCTGTCCGGCAACCCCAACCAGAACGGCTGCCAGGCGGCCTACGACAACGGGCTCACCGGCACGAGCGGCTCCTACGACGCCGGCACCGAGGCGGTCGACCGCAAGCTCGGTGAGACCCCCGAGGCGATCTTCCTGGCCGACTCCTACGACGTCTCCGAGCTGGTCGGCGCGAAGAGCCCGATCCTGCGCTTCAGCTACGCCACCGACCCGGGCCTGGCCCGGCCCGGCTGGTTCGTCGACGACGTGGTCGTGACCGCGACGCTGCCGAACGGCTCGAAGCGCACGCTCTTCCGCAGCGACTTCGAGCGCAGCGGCAGCCCCGAGGACCCGCAGGTCTTCAACGGCGGGTGCAAGGCCGACGGCCCGGGCACCTGCACACTGGGCTGGAACTACGTCCAGGCCGGCCAGGCGGCCGACTTCGACCACGCCTACTACCTCGAGATGCGCGACCGGTCCGGTTTCGACCTCGACGGCAAGGGGCAGGTCGACCGCGACCCGATCGCCTTCCAGCCGGGCCTCTCGCTGGTCTACACCGACGAGGCGCACGGCTACGGCAACGCCGGCACGGACGACCCGCCGGCGCAGTCGCCGCTCGACGCCACCCCGACGCCGGGCAGCGCCACGCCGGACCTGTCCGACGCGGCGTGGACGGCGGCGAAGGGCCGCAACACCTTCAGCGACGCAGGGAAGGGCCACGTCGACAACTACACCGACCCGAGCCGCCAGGGCCGTGACGGCTCCGGTGACACCGCGTGGCGCTTCGACTTCGGCTGCCTCACCTTCCGGGTGCTGTCGATGTCGGGCCAGCGCGTGGGCCCGAAGCGCGCCGACGGCGACCTGACCGGGCGGGTCCGCTTCACCACGGGCAGGGGCTGCGGGCCGTTCGACTACGGCTACCGCCGCTGA
- a CDS encoding SRPBCC family protein: MTDTYLLEETVEVAAPPVAVWALVSDLPRMARWSPQVAKTVVRGGHVRLGAQTLNVNRRGLLVWPTRAKVVRFEPHREIAFRIKDNATIWSLTLEPTADGGTRVVQRREAPDGIKPISTKLVNAFMGGTESFTAELREGMRTTLARIKAEVEADTRADAGA, translated from the coding sequence ATGACAGACACCTACCTCCTCGAGGAGACCGTCGAGGTCGCCGCCCCGCCTGTGGCGGTGTGGGCCCTGGTCTCCGACCTGCCGCGCATGGCGCGCTGGAGCCCGCAGGTCGCCAAGACGGTCGTGCGCGGCGGCCACGTGCGCCTCGGCGCGCAGACGCTCAACGTCAACCGCCGCGGCCTGCTGGTGTGGCCGACGCGCGCGAAGGTGGTGCGCTTCGAGCCGCACCGCGAGATCGCCTTCCGCATCAAGGACAACGCGACGATCTGGTCCCTCACCCTCGAGCCCACCGCCGACGGGGGCACCCGCGTGGTGCAGCGGCGCGAGGCCCCCGACGGCATCAAGCCGATCTCGACCAAGCTGGTCAACGCCTTCATGGGCGGCACCGAGAGCTTCACCGCCGAGCTGCGCGAGGGCATGCGCACCACGCTCGCGCGGATCAAGGCCGAGGTGGAGGCCGACACCCGGGCCGACGCGGGGGCCTGA
- a CDS encoding CCA tRNA nucleotidyltransferase, with translation MTRELDRLAPLLDELGGRFTTAGEELALVGGPVRDAMLGRSHTDLDFTTSARPEVTERLVKGWADAVWDIGRAFGTIGCRKGPWQVEITTYRSETYDPDSRKPDVDYGDSLAGDLGRRDFTVNAMAVALPGRAVEDPYGGVVDLAHRVLRTPGSPEDSFGDDPLRMLRAARFAAQLGFGVDPGVVSAMTAMADRISIISAERVRDELVKLVCAPYPRLGLTLLVETGLAERVLPELPALALERDEHHRHKDVYEHTLTVLEQSIDLEHRLAPEGEEPRPDFVSRFAALMHDVGKPRTRRFLDDGSVTFHHHDVVGAKLTRKRMKALRFSNDETEAVCRLVELHLRFHGYGSGEWTDAAVRRYVRDAGDELERLHVLTRADCTTRNRRKAERLRRTYDDLEERIARLSEEEELASLRPELDGNQIMELLGIGPGRDVGRAYQFLLDLRMDEGVVGEQRAREALLAWWAEREG, from the coding sequence GTGACCCGGGAGCTCGACCGGCTCGCGCCGCTCCTCGACGAGCTGGGCGGGCGGTTCACCACCGCCGGCGAGGAGCTGGCGCTCGTCGGCGGTCCGGTGCGCGACGCGATGCTGGGGCGCTCGCACACCGACCTCGACTTCACCACCTCGGCGCGCCCCGAGGTCACCGAGCGGCTGGTGAAGGGCTGGGCCGACGCGGTGTGGGACATCGGTCGCGCCTTCGGCACCATCGGCTGCCGCAAGGGGCCCTGGCAGGTCGAGATCACGACGTACCGCTCCGAGACCTACGACCCGGACTCCCGCAAGCCCGACGTCGACTACGGCGACTCCCTCGCCGGCGACCTCGGCCGGCGCGACTTCACCGTCAACGCGATGGCGGTGGCGCTGCCGGGGCGGGCGGTGGAGGACCCGTACGGCGGGGTGGTCGACCTCGCCCACCGGGTGCTGCGCACGCCGGGGTCGCCCGAGGACTCCTTCGGCGACGACCCGCTGCGGATGCTGCGGGCCGCGCGCTTCGCCGCGCAGCTCGGCTTCGGGGTGGACCCCGGGGTCGTGTCCGCGATGACCGCGATGGCCGACCGGATCTCGATCATCTCGGCCGAGCGGGTCCGCGACGAGCTCGTCAAGCTGGTGTGCGCGCCGTACCCCCGCCTGGGGCTGACCCTCCTCGTCGAGACCGGCCTGGCCGAGCGGGTGCTGCCCGAGCTGCCCGCACTCGCGCTCGAGCGCGACGAGCACCACCGGCACAAGGACGTCTACGAGCACACGCTGACGGTGCTCGAGCAGTCGATCGACCTCGAGCACCGCCTCGCGCCGGAGGGCGAGGAGCCGCGGCCCGACTTCGTCTCGCGCTTCGCCGCGCTGATGCACGACGTCGGCAAGCCCCGCACGCGCCGCTTCCTCGACGACGGGTCGGTGACCTTCCACCACCACGACGTGGTGGGCGCCAAGCTCACGCGCAAGCGGATGAAAGCGCTGCGCTTCTCCAACGACGAGACCGAGGCGGTGTGCCGCCTCGTCGAGCTGCACCTGCGCTTCCACGGCTACGGCTCCGGCGAGTGGACCGACGCGGCCGTGCGCCGCTACGTGCGCGACGCCGGCGACGAGCTCGAGCGCCTGCACGTGCTCACCCGCGCCGACTGCACCACGCGCAACAGGCGCAAGGCCGAGCGGCTGCGGCGCACCTACGACGACCTCGAGGAGCGCATCGCCCGGCTCTCCGAGGAGGAGGAGCTGGCCTCGCTGCGTCCCGAGCTCGACGGCAACCAGATCATGGAGCTGCTCGGCATCGGGCCCGGTCGCGACGTGGGCCGCGCCTACCAGTTCCTGCTCGACCTGCGCATGGACGAGGGCGTCGTCGGCGAGCAGCGCGCCCGCGAGGCCCTGCTCGCGTGGTGGGCCGAGCGGGAGGGCTGA